In one window of Poriferisphaera corsica DNA:
- a CDS encoding SPOR domain-containing protein: protein MHTFHRLSFFRHTKPILLCALLAIVLQGCIAMPESNRGAPLTVQKMNNAYNANNHQQAYQHALILMNDPDPDYRALAYYTAAKSNLQLGNRSQAIAFLTQATQTAKDPSLIADAYAELGIQSAKLDEHAKAAGYYIHAAKNYPVGNDRANAYYYAAISQQKIGQLDQAKKSLFLARSSNADHKLLQQIDSRIFVAGYTIQIGAYTAKSNAISAAQNVALRSMTMNLDKPKIAEIKNDSDQVIYRVQIGNFTSFKSANYAKHRLGIKDAIVIPLSKK from the coding sequence ATGCATACCTTCCATCGGCTTTCTTTCTTCCGTCATACTAAACCGATCCTGCTCTGCGCACTTCTCGCGATCGTGCTGCAGGGTTGTATCGCGATGCCCGAATCGAATCGTGGTGCACCACTAACTGTTCAGAAAATGAACAATGCCTACAACGCGAACAATCATCAGCAAGCCTATCAGCACGCGCTGATTCTTATGAATGATCCTGATCCGGATTATCGTGCACTCGCTTACTACACCGCAGCCAAATCCAATCTTCAACTTGGCAATCGCTCGCAAGCAATCGCCTTCCTCACACAAGCTACTCAGACCGCCAAGGATCCCTCACTCATTGCAGACGCTTACGCAGAGCTTGGCATCCAAAGCGCGAAGCTTGATGAACACGCCAAAGCTGCCGGGTACTACATCCACGCCGCTAAAAACTATCCCGTTGGTAACGATCGAGCGAATGCATACTACTACGCCGCGATCTCTCAGCAGAAAATCGGCCAACTCGATCAAGCCAAGAAATCGCTCTTTCTTGCCCGTTCTTCCAATGCTGATCACAAACTTCTCCAACAGATCGACTCACGCATCTTTGTCGCGGGTTATACCATCCAAATCGGTGCCTATACCGCCAAGTCAAACGCTATCTCCGCAGCCCAGAATGTCGCGCTCCGTTCAATGACGATGAACCTCGATAAACCCAAAATTGCTGAAATCAAAAACGATAGCGACCAAGTCATTTACCGTGTTCAGATCGGCAACTTCACTTCCTTTAAATCAGCCAACTATGCCAAGCACCGTCTCGGCATTAAAGATGCGATCGTCATCCCACTTTCGAAGAAGTGA
- a CDS encoding BUD32 family EKC/KEOPS complex subunit, with the protein MRSISRLGMKAEQTQGIVQRFLTAVKHRHEQRHAINPEGNALVNAICSMMQSIEKREQSFGRMREGMDESVTFDALIAKSGDPSSPDAVFGKLRWGGVFGYVGQQGQQVRRLAEMYDGRNGFVLERGVETIWGGRGFMGIGRKKGYSFIARKVHLIQPGEVTDRFTYCVQLTKAAQVEDGYVVTKYVPSFENIVYRLKHRFPDASKEDLSARARKFVDHVFPTFLTREAAFLKILAERLPEEYKDRVPKLLGIEKDHRGFVTKLHMNWMRTGSQHLSQIEFATQAADLLSALHDHAEVIHLDLRLDNIVVTDEGVGFVDFGSAVRIGEKIAESRMLTSLFSEMMRTSQIQRMLGKMIDDGHVTNEEMTAAHQKVDKAVDSYYLAVQINKPYGNPEFGHLIDFDAESEEAKALSALTAAILRPKHPDKTEFKSASDILRGIKRIEQRLNRSRSSRAA; encoded by the coding sequence ATGAGGTCTATTAGCCGACTAGGGATGAAGGCTGAACAAACACAAGGGATTGTGCAGCGATTTCTCACGGCTGTAAAGCATCGACATGAGCAGCGGCATGCGATTAATCCCGAGGGCAATGCGCTGGTTAATGCGATCTGCAGCATGATGCAATCGATTGAAAAACGAGAGCAATCATTCGGACGGATGCGTGAGGGGATGGATGAGAGTGTCACATTTGATGCGCTCATTGCAAAAAGCGGTGACCCGTCAAGCCCGGATGCGGTGTTTGGAAAATTGAGATGGGGCGGTGTGTTTGGGTATGTCGGGCAGCAAGGGCAACAAGTACGGCGGTTAGCGGAGATGTACGATGGCCGAAATGGTTTCGTACTGGAACGTGGAGTGGAAACGATCTGGGGCGGGCGAGGTTTCATGGGGATCGGCCGCAAGAAGGGATACAGTTTTATCGCCAGGAAGGTGCATCTGATCCAGCCGGGCGAAGTGACGGATCGGTTTACGTATTGTGTGCAATTAACGAAGGCGGCGCAGGTTGAAGATGGGTATGTGGTCACGAAATATGTGCCGAGCTTTGAAAATATTGTGTATCGATTGAAGCACAGGTTCCCGGATGCGTCCAAAGAAGATCTGAGCGCAAGAGCAAGAAAATTTGTAGATCATGTATTCCCAACATTTTTAACACGTGAGGCTGCATTTCTGAAGATTTTGGCAGAGCGATTGCCTGAGGAATATAAGGATCGTGTGCCAAAGTTATTAGGCATTGAAAAGGATCATCGCGGGTTTGTGACAAAGCTGCATATGAATTGGATGCGGACGGGGAGCCAACATTTGTCACAGATTGAGTTTGCAACGCAGGCGGCTGATTTGCTGAGCGCTTTGCATGATCATGCGGAAGTGATCCATCTCGATTTGCGGCTGGATAATATTGTGGTCACGGATGAAGGCGTTGGGTTTGTTGATTTTGGGAGCGCGGTGCGAATTGGTGAGAAGATCGCGGAGAGCCGAATGCTGACGAGCTTGTTCAGCGAGATGATGCGGACAAGCCAAATTCAGCGGATGCTTGGAAAAATGATCGATGATGGGCATGTGACGAATGAAGAGATGACTGCGGCTCATCAGAAGGTGGACAAGGCGGTGGACTCGTATTACTTGGCGGTGCAGATTAATAAGCCGTATGGGAACCCGGAGTTTGGGCATTTGATTGATTTTGATGCAGAGAGCGAAGAGGCAAAGGCGCTTAGCGCGTTAACGGCGGCTATCTTACGACCAAAGCATCCGGATAAGACAGAATTCAAGTCGGCGAGCGATATTCTACGTGGAATTAAACGTATCGAACAAAGGTTAAACCGTAGCAGATCGTCACGAGCAGCATAG
- the murC gene encoding UDP-N-acetylmuramate--L-alanine ligase gives MDQEVQAERMTREDVEMVGGGRARDERVAIAGKRLHFVGIGGCGMSGLARICKRLGAVCSGSDMNESVVVKGLRGDGILVAPPEVGFMDFLDADSELDKLVISAAIKAEHPEVLAAKAKGIEVVKYAKLLGELMIGRQGVAIAGTHGKSSTTSMLAHVLISAGLDPSFIVGANCEQIGGGSRVGCDVVGKDFLLAEACEFDRSFHQFHPTHGVILNVEADHLDVYKNLDEIVEAFKVFAEQLPGAGGGGSLLINHEMGCRLEIAGGLDCEVQTLGYSSEADWQVRLNKGKVYLDRGGEKVCSWKAALPGMHMAYNAAAAGITANRLGANWEAICEALESFTGLDRRMQVIGEKILGDEDLTDDKRGRKRGGKVVVLDDYGHHPTEVDATLRALRNHYDPKRLICVFQPHQHSRTRFLMEQFATSFGEADIVIVPHIYFVRDSEAERHAVTSADLVDRLRQKGVQAMHLYPFEAIVEQLSLITGDGDLVVTMGAGDVWKVARWYMDT, from the coding sequence ATGGATCAGGAAGTACAAGCGGAACGGATGACGCGTGAGGATGTTGAGATGGTGGGGGGTGGCCGCGCGCGTGATGAACGGGTGGCGATAGCGGGGAAAAGGCTGCATTTTGTGGGGATTGGCGGGTGCGGCATGTCGGGGCTGGCAAGGATTTGCAAGCGGCTTGGGGCTGTCTGCAGCGGGTCGGATATGAATGAGAGTGTGGTGGTGAAAGGGCTGCGTGGGGATGGGATCTTGGTCGCCCCCCCGGAAGTTGGGTTTATGGATTTCCTGGACGCGGATAGCGAACTGGACAAGCTGGTGATCAGCGCGGCCATCAAGGCGGAGCATCCGGAAGTTTTGGCGGCGAAGGCGAAGGGGATTGAGGTGGTGAAGTATGCGAAGCTGCTTGGGGAGCTGATGATCGGGCGCCAAGGGGTTGCGATTGCGGGGACACACGGGAAGAGTTCAACAACGTCGATGCTGGCACATGTGCTGATCAGTGCGGGGCTTGATCCTTCGTTTATTGTTGGAGCAAATTGCGAGCAGATTGGGGGGGGGAGCCGCGTTGGGTGTGATGTGGTGGGGAAAGATTTTCTTTTGGCAGAAGCGTGTGAGTTTGATCGTAGCTTCCATCAATTTCATCCGACGCATGGGGTGATTTTGAATGTGGAAGCGGATCATCTGGACGTTTATAAGAATTTGGATGAGATTGTTGAGGCGTTTAAGGTTTTTGCGGAACAGCTGCCGGGAGCAGGGGGAGGGGGGTCGCTGCTGATTAATCATGAGATGGGTTGCCGGCTAGAGATAGCGGGAGGACTGGATTGTGAGGTGCAGACGCTGGGGTATTCGAGCGAAGCGGATTGGCAGGTGCGGCTGAATAAGGGGAAGGTGTATTTGGATCGTGGTGGCGAGAAGGTGTGTTCGTGGAAGGCGGCATTGCCGGGAATGCACATGGCATACAACGCGGCGGCGGCAGGGATCACGGCCAACCGGTTAGGCGCGAATTGGGAAGCTATCTGCGAAGCGCTTGAATCGTTCACGGGGCTGGATCGGCGAATGCAGGTGATCGGGGAGAAGATATTGGGAGATGAGGATCTAACTGATGATAAGCGTGGGAGAAAACGAGGGGGGAAGGTTGTGGTACTGGATGATTACGGACATCATCCAACGGAAGTAGATGCGACATTGCGAGCGCTTAGGAATCATTATGATCCGAAGCGATTGATCTGCGTGTTTCAGCCGCATCAGCATTCGAGAACACGGTTTTTGATGGAGCAATTTGCAACGAGTTTTGGGGAGGCAGATATTGTGATCGTGCCCCATATTTATTTTGTGCGCGATAGTGAGGCGGAACGCCATGCGGTAACGAGTGCGGATCTGGTGGATCGGTTACGGCAGAAGGGCGTGCAGGCGATGCATTTATACCCATTTGAAGCGATAGTGGAGCAATTGTCGCTAATTACAGGTGATGGGGATCTGGTCGTGACGATGGGGGCAGGCGATGTTTGGAAAGTAGCACGTTGGTATATGGATACGTGA
- a CDS encoding GNAT family N-acetyltransferase, whose amino-acid sequence MFVRNEKGDVRVLGGRGGDVWGDEGDGGGDCGGGDGENGGDGSGKMWVEVVSERVMEGCEEGKVFGCEAFIEGVSVSVGKLCLRVVCGDEEVIVKAGGHLGYEVWESYQGRGYGTRMVGLALRVLSNYGIDRVLVVTGEHNEASKRVLEKVGGEWVGIADEVGCEGDSGGGRGEDGGELMGVWVIE is encoded by the coding sequence ATGTTTGTACGAAATGAAAAAGGTGATGTACGTGTGCTGGGCGGCAGAGGCGGTGATGTTTGGGGTGATGAAGGAGACGGGGGCGGCGATTGTGGGGGCGGTGATGGGGAGAATGGGGGAGATGGGAGTGGAAAAATGTGGGTTGAGGTGGTGAGTGAGCGGGTGATGGAAGGCTGTGAAGAAGGGAAAGTGTTTGGGTGCGAAGCGTTTATTGAGGGGGTGAGTGTGAGTGTTGGGAAGCTGTGCTTGCGTGTGGTATGTGGTGATGAGGAGGTGATTGTGAAAGCGGGGGGGCATTTGGGGTATGAGGTTTGGGAGAGCTATCAGGGCAGGGGGTATGGGACAAGGATGGTGGGTTTGGCTTTACGTGTTTTGTCTAACTATGGAATAGATCGGGTTTTGGTTGTGACAGGGGAGCATAATGAAGCGTCGAAGCGTGTGTTAGAGAAGGTGGGAGGAGAATGGGTAGGCATTGCTGATGAAGTAGGATGTGAAGGAGATAGCGGTGGGGGTAGGGGGGAGGATGGTGGGGAATTGATGGGGGTGTGGGTGATTGAATAG
- a CDS encoding DUF1569 domain-containing protein, with protein MNHLAYEDGRVVGKRGLRFAEVNDAAREAEQLLASGYTEIGEWSLAENCAHLRKTFEYSVDGFPVKLPLWMRIIIKIAISKKKVFREGFKPGIKLSGRFAALLPGENLNDAEEVAKLKKAITRFQQSNTSMPSPVLGTMSFEDWKILHCRHCEHHLGMLRPKG; from the coding sequence ATGAATCATTTAGCTTACGAAGATGGCAGGGTTGTGGGCAAACGCGGGCTTCGGTTCGCTGAAGTCAACGACGCGGCGCGTGAAGCGGAGCAACTGCTGGCAAGCGGATACACCGAGATCGGCGAGTGGTCGCTGGCGGAAAACTGTGCACATCTTCGAAAAACATTTGAATACAGCGTGGATGGATTTCCGGTCAAATTGCCGCTCTGGATGCGGATCATTATCAAGATCGCTATTTCAAAAAAGAAGGTTTTTCGCGAAGGATTCAAACCCGGAATAAAATTATCAGGCAGGTTCGCAGCTTTGCTGCCAGGGGAAAATCTGAATGATGCGGAAGAGGTCGCTAAACTTAAAAAGGCGATCACACGATTTCAACAATCCAACACCTCTATGCCAAGCCCGGTGCTTGGCACGATGAGTTTTGAAGACTGGAAGATTCTGCATTGCAGGCATTGCGAACATCATCTTGGAATGCTGCGGCCAAAGGGATAA
- the rdgB gene encoding RdgB/HAM1 family non-canonical purine NTP pyrophosphatase → MKILLATSNPHKLEEIQDIMADADVELVTLADIGLDVPEPVEDKDTFEGNSALKAKYYADLAGMMCIADDSGLEVDALGGEPGVKSARYSGKEGPRKIVDIANNRMLMQKMKGVAPSKRDARFVCAMSLCSPDKGDALVQVRGTIEGRILKNDECEDEIHPEKGKGTNGFGYDPLFFVSGLSMTTAELTADEKNRVSHRGAAAREMARQLVLIRKTQMGEKK, encoded by the coding sequence ATGAAGATACTTTTAGCCACATCCAACCCGCACAAGCTGGAGGAGATTCAGGACATCATGGCTGATGCTGACGTCGAATTAGTGACGTTGGCGGATATTGGCCTGGATGTACCGGAACCTGTCGAGGATAAGGATACCTTTGAGGGCAATAGCGCGCTTAAAGCCAAGTACTATGCGGATTTAGCGGGGATGATGTGTATTGCGGACGATTCGGGATTGGAAGTGGATGCGCTGGGCGGTGAGCCGGGCGTGAAATCGGCGAGATACTCGGGCAAAGAAGGCCCGCGTAAGATCGTGGACATCGCGAACAATCGTATGTTAATGCAGAAGATGAAAGGGGTTGCGCCGAGCAAGCGTGATGCACGTTTTGTGTGTGCGATGAGTTTGTGCAGCCCGGATAAGGGTGATGCATTGGTTCAGGTGCGTGGCACGATTGAAGGCCGCATTCTGAAGAATGACGAGTGTGAGGATGAGATCCATCCTGAGAAGGGTAAGGGTACGAATGGGTTTGGTTATGACCCGCTGTTCTTTGTGAGCGGCTTAAGCATGACGACGGCTGAACTTACAGCAGACGAGAAGAACCGTGTGAGTCATCGCGGGGCGGCGGCGCGTGAGATGGCGCGGCAGCTGGTCTTGATCCGCAAAACCCAGATGGGTGAGAAAAAATAG
- a CDS encoding MGMT family protein translates to MIHEKAIREGKLTKGMNFTEKSLAICARIPKGKVVTYGDIACKLGSDGASRAVGNAMNGNPFSPDVPCHRVVGSTGKLTGFARGLDKKRAMLKKEGVPFKNDDQVDMAACRHKL, encoded by the coding sequence ATGATACATGAGAAAGCAATCCGCGAAGGCAAATTAACCAAAGGCATGAATTTCACTGAGAAATCTCTTGCAATATGTGCGCGCATCCCCAAAGGCAAGGTGGTGACGTATGGTGATATCGCATGCAAGCTCGGTAGTGATGGTGCGTCAAGAGCTGTGGGCAATGCGATGAATGGCAATCCGTTTTCCCCTGATGTGCCTTGCCATCGTGTTGTAGGATCAACCGGCAAGCTCACGGGATTCGCAAGAGGCTTGGATAAGAAACGCGCGATGCTGAAGAAGGAAGGCGTCCCGTTTAAGAATGATGACCAGGTTGATATGGCCGCCTGCCGACACAAGCTGTAA
- a CDS encoding 1,4-alpha-glucan branching protein domain-containing protein, producing MSETLGSFCLVLHGHLPYVLRHGTWPHGEDWLYEAAAETYLPLLAMLDSCEYMNAIPKITMGLTPVLLEQLAHPVFKEGFTHYLKDRIERAKLDQKEFEEIDNGHMLYLAQRWETWYSERLEQFEKIEQDIPAAFAKQAEKGFCEILTSNATHAYMPLLYEDASIRAQVRAGVASSERILGFKPTGMWLPECAYRPGGDWSPPIGWGWKGARTGIEHIVADEGIDHFFVESHLVEESRSEQVFNENDQQWWKVDWDEAQKYPSRGWRSVNEPHGVNSDGNGLARAYAFARDQNVCEKVWSGDIGYPADGSYLEFHKAWSPKRGLRYWKITGHKTDLGDKHLYVPDNIEAKLHEHATHFVEQIKNRLREYRDKVGRPGVVVTSFDAELFGHWWFEGPEFLRNVMLTLNADPEVNICTTAEYLDTHFVDKVVALPEGSWGEEGDHRVWTNDQVNWMWDIEYRCETVFGKMTSELDWENDSKIRELLEKAGRELLLLQASDWPFVIRRGQAVDYGIKRFMQHVSRFEVLTSLAEKVAEHSDYLGKLNEVEQFEIKDADIHDVIFPNIDLNWWRS from the coding sequence ATGAGCGAAACCCTAGGAAGCTTCTGTCTCGTCCTCCACGGTCACCTCCCCTACGTTCTCCGGCATGGCACTTGGCCTCACGGCGAAGATTGGCTCTATGAAGCCGCTGCAGAAACCTATCTGCCCCTTCTCGCCATGCTTGATTCATGCGAGTACATGAACGCCATACCCAAAATTACCATGGGCCTTACCCCCGTTCTGCTCGAACAACTCGCGCACCCCGTCTTTAAAGAAGGTTTCACCCATTACCTCAAAGACCGCATTGAGCGCGCTAAACTGGATCAAAAAGAGTTCGAAGAAATCGATAACGGCCACATGCTCTACCTCGCACAGCGATGGGAGACATGGTACAGCGAACGCTTAGAGCAATTTGAAAAAATTGAACAGGACATCCCTGCCGCTTTCGCAAAACAAGCCGAAAAAGGCTTCTGCGAAATTCTTACCTCCAACGCCACACACGCCTACATGCCCCTGCTCTACGAAGATGCAAGCATCCGCGCACAAGTCCGTGCCGGCGTCGCATCGTCCGAACGCATTCTTGGCTTCAAGCCAACCGGTATGTGGTTGCCCGAATGCGCCTACCGTCCCGGTGGCGATTGGTCGCCACCCATCGGCTGGGGTTGGAAGGGTGCACGCACCGGCATTGAACACATCGTGGCCGATGAAGGTATCGATCACTTCTTCGTCGAGTCGCACCTCGTCGAGGAGTCTCGCTCCGAACAAGTCTTCAACGAAAACGATCAGCAGTGGTGGAAGGTCGATTGGGACGAAGCTCAAAAATACCCGTCTCGTGGTTGGCGCTCCGTCAACGAACCCCACGGCGTCAACTCCGACGGCAACGGCCTCGCCCGCGCCTACGCCTTCGCACGCGATCAAAACGTCTGCGAAAAAGTTTGGTCCGGCGACATCGGCTACCCTGCCGACGGATCTTATCTCGAATTCCACAAAGCCTGGTCACCCAAACGCGGCCTGCGCTACTGGAAAATTACCGGTCACAAAACAGATCTCGGCGACAAACATCTCTACGTCCCCGACAACATCGAGGCAAAGCTTCACGAGCATGCCACACACTTTGTTGAGCAGATCAAAAACCGTCTCCGCGAGTACCGTGACAAGGTCGGCCGCCCCGGTGTGGTAGTCACCTCATTCGACGCCGAACTCTTCGGCCACTGGTGGTTCGAAGGTCCGGAATTCCTCCGAAACGTGATGCTGACCCTGAATGCCGACCCTGAGGTCAATATCTGCACCACAGCGGAATATCTCGACACGCATTTCGTCGATAAAGTCGTCGCATTGCCGGAAGGCTCATGGGGCGAGGAGGGCGATCACCGCGTCTGGACCAACGATCAGGTCAACTGGATGTGGGATATTGAGTACCGATGTGAGACTGTATTTGGCAAAATGACATCCGAACTGGATTGGGAGAACGATTCAAAGATTCGCGAGCTGCTTGAGAAGGCTGGCCGTGAGCTGCTTCTTTTACAGGCATCGGACTGGCCGTTCGTCATAAGACGTGGTCAGGCAGTGGATTATGGGATCAAGCGGTTTATGCAGCACGTCTCCCGATTCGAGGTTCTGACCAGTTTGGCCGAGAAGGTTGCTGAGCATAGCGATTATCTCGGGAAACTGAATGAGGTAGAACAGTTCGAGATCAAAGATGCCGATATCCATGATGTGATCTTCCCAAATATTGATTTGAACTGGTGGCGGTCGTAG
- a CDS encoding HEAT repeat domain-containing protein — MADENEQQVMKGETMQRVNRLGVLIFLCAAFVMLVAVTGLVDHAHGGVKDSDRGIGNSTGGRGRLGDPRDLEREQLLINLNNRWLNEDFSWIHWWELYERYFFEHDQNLIDWDDISNKEMRAEYVDEMRILLRSPHQRSRRHAVLTIGELKLVEMKQDLLRLLEDKDKVLRDHTWLALGMMNESVVTLGREEFVLMEERDNEKQPERVDQQFEAVQVLAMAFKDELLSDEVDYLFDKAKEIERCGYRRDDTMESLLFVLRVHNPEGTLELMRNALRVIQHPYVLNQAIMYLGEVVDEDSKFSLLNGFTRENKNQMEITLIPELNRMAENEVDAKVRKRLRGTVAGLQIGCVLALSQYDNANGKQNRLSKDISERYSRRLYVDKQLMDYVKYLQRHPELDRQVGKRRIGKTQRKARERNQRDEHKVWMRFYFGDLNWLHRYQNGHAAIEAANEEVNDPLIHDLYPTITHVNTVGKLKMRYGPELRYGLITLGLAGDWDWMEQVNKVLEQKDLFPASTFRRMKHDPNRGTAAIGLGLYLRRINKEKENRITSGFNRNIRKTIKLFEDILIDEKDELPEPEQIKAATIVALGLSQHPDAVRILKDRFKDRYSLLELSLMAQSLVMLGEVEMGNELNRRLAMLMLRVDENGADAEQDEHARLVNEVLKLGKRQKQFVLKTIFSTAARHDMEDERGEFWRDVLMKAFGNDPILDWELVRIAKMMNEPRVGERLLEMTLDEAEDALEMDDINKGFTLEEKYDARNPYLLMNCFLEEDLYGRWDVLVGRMNFALPNEAVELDEVGLLKTSTLHKYRGYADRYLMMSAYKPRTEMWY; from the coding sequence ATGGCTGATGAGAATGAACAACAAGTCATGAAGGGCGAAACGATGCAGAGAGTGAACCGCTTAGGTGTGCTGATCTTTTTATGTGCGGCGTTTGTGATGCTGGTTGCGGTGACTGGCCTGGTGGATCATGCTCATGGCGGTGTGAAGGATAGTGATCGAGGGATTGGTAACAGCACGGGTGGCCGCGGACGGTTGGGTGATCCGCGAGACCTCGAACGGGAACAGTTACTGATTAATCTGAACAACAGATGGCTGAACGAGGATTTTTCATGGATCCATTGGTGGGAACTATACGAGCGGTATTTCTTTGAGCATGATCAGAATCTGATTGATTGGGATGACATCTCAAATAAAGAGATGCGTGCGGAGTATGTTGACGAGATGCGGATCTTGTTGCGTTCACCGCATCAGCGTAGCAGGCGGCATGCGGTGCTGACGATTGGCGAACTGAAGCTGGTTGAGATGAAGCAAGATCTGTTGAGGCTGCTGGAAGACAAGGACAAGGTGTTGCGCGATCATACGTGGTTGGCGCTTGGGATGATGAACGAGTCGGTGGTCACGCTTGGTCGCGAAGAATTTGTACTGATGGAGGAACGTGATAACGAGAAGCAGCCGGAACGGGTGGATCAGCAATTTGAAGCGGTACAGGTTTTGGCGATGGCGTTTAAGGATGAGTTGCTGAGTGACGAGGTGGATTATCTGTTTGATAAAGCGAAAGAGATTGAACGATGTGGCTATCGGCGTGACGACACGATGGAGAGCTTGTTGTTTGTGCTGCGGGTGCATAATCCAGAAGGAACGCTTGAGTTGATGCGGAATGCGCTGCGTGTGATACAGCATCCGTATGTGCTAAACCAAGCGATTATGTATTTAGGTGAGGTGGTTGATGAGGATTCGAAGTTTTCGCTGCTGAATGGATTTACACGAGAAAACAAGAACCAGATGGAGATTACGCTGATTCCGGAATTGAATCGGATGGCTGAAAACGAAGTCGATGCAAAGGTTCGCAAACGGTTGCGGGGAACGGTGGCGGGGTTGCAGATTGGATGCGTGCTTGCATTAAGCCAATATGATAATGCGAATGGTAAACAGAACCGATTGAGCAAGGATATTTCAGAGCGGTATTCGAGGCGGCTTTATGTCGACAAGCAGCTGATGGATTACGTGAAATACTTGCAAAGGCATCCGGAATTAGATCGTCAAGTGGGCAAGAGACGGATTGGCAAAACACAAAGAAAGGCGCGTGAAAGAAATCAACGCGACGAACATAAAGTTTGGATGCGATTTTACTTTGGTGACTTGAATTGGCTTCACCGTTATCAGAACGGCCATGCGGCCATTGAGGCGGCAAACGAAGAGGTCAATGATCCGTTAATACATGATCTGTATCCAACGATTACGCATGTGAATACGGTTGGGAAATTGAAGATGAGGTACGGGCCAGAGCTTCGGTATGGGTTGATCACGCTTGGGTTGGCGGGTGATTGGGATTGGATGGAGCAAGTCAACAAGGTGTTGGAACAGAAGGATCTTTTTCCGGCGTCAACATTTCGGAGGATGAAGCATGATCCGAATCGGGGTACGGCGGCGATTGGCCTTGGGCTGTATTTACGCCGCATTAATAAGGAGAAGGAGAACCGGATCACCTCGGGGTTCAACCGAAATATACGGAAGACGATTAAGCTGTTTGAAGATATTTTGATTGATGAGAAGGACGAGTTGCCGGAGCCTGAGCAGATTAAGGCGGCAACGATTGTAGCGCTGGGTCTGTCGCAACATCCGGATGCGGTACGGATTTTGAAGGATAGATTCAAGGATCGATATAGCTTGTTGGAACTGAGTTTGATGGCTCAATCGTTAGTAATGCTGGGTGAGGTAGAGATGGGAAATGAGCTCAACCGGCGACTGGCGATGTTGATGTTGCGGGTGGATGAGAACGGGGCGGATGCGGAGCAAGACGAACATGCGCGGCTGGTGAATGAGGTCTTAAAGCTGGGCAAACGTCAGAAGCAGTTCGTGCTCAAGACGATTTTCTCGACAGCAGCGCGGCATGATATGGAAGATGAGCGGGGCGAATTTTGGCGGGATGTATTGATGAAGGCGTTTGGGAATGATCCGATATTGGATTGGGAGCTTGTGCGGATCGCTAAGATGATGAATGAGCCTCGCGTGGGCGAACGGTTGTTGGAGATGACGCTGGACGAGGCGGAGGACGCGCTTGAGATGGATGACATTAATAAAGGGTTTACGTTGGAGGAGAAGTATGATGCGCGGAATCCGTACCTGCTGATGAATTGTTTTCTGGAAGAGGATTTGTATGGGCGATGGGATGTATTGGTGGGGCGAATGAATTTTGCCTTGCCGAATGAGGCGGTGGAGCTGGATGAGGTTGGGCTGCTGAAGACGTCGACGTTGCACAAATATCGCGGGTATGCGGATCGGTATCTGATGATGAGTGCGTATAAGCCTCGAACGGAGATGTGGTATTAA